The Candidatus Palauibacter scopulicola genomic sequence CCCCAGACACGGACGGACGATCCCCGTATGAACCATTCCCGCTGTTCCCGGGCCGAGTGGGTTGACCGGACGAGGCCACAAACTGAGCTTGCATCGCAATTGCGATACGGGAGGTTCGGATGAAGACGAACAGTTCGATGCTCCATGTCCGGATGGACACGGAGATGAAGCGGAAGGCGACGGCGGCACTCGCCGCCATGGGGCTAACCGCCTCGGAGGCGGTGCGGCTGTTCTTCCACCGAATCGCGGTCGATCAGGCCTTCCCCCTTGAACTGAAGGTGCCGAACACCGAGACCCGACGGGCGATGGCCGAATCGGAGGAAATGATGAGGCGGGGGACGGCCAGATTCGCCAGCGCGGACGAGATGTTTGCCGAGCTTGAAGAAGCCGGCAGCCCGTAAGCGGGCGCGCCCGCCGCGCCGCGTCGCACACCACCCTCCCCGCTGTTCCCGCTTCCTCGTCGCATCGCATCTGGCCGTG encodes the following:
- a CDS encoding type II toxin-antitoxin system RelB/DinJ family antitoxin translates to MKTNSSMLHVRMDTEMKRKATAALAAMGLTASEAVRLFFHRIAVDQAFPLELKVPNTETRRAMAESEEMMRRGTARFASADEMFAELEEAGSP